The genomic stretch agtatataataaattatatattaaataattaatataaagtaaatttctaagaaataaatttaataataattttaagtttatattagtaaaataattaaaaaacctaataagtaatataaataataataataaaattactaaagtataagtaatataaaatatattataatttaattttatattaataattagctatttaagttatttaaataaatataaaaaagtaaacttatatatttaattaatttaaataaaattaagaaaaggttttttaatttaattataaattaatatttatgatattaatttagtaaaaaattaagtatttattttttaatttatttctaattagttatttaatcttaagtttatttaattttacttactttataagcttattattataattataagtattaggttataatatttactttagttattttattatatttaaatttattagttatattatatattactttttttttatttaaaagaatttaaatcttttatttttacttacttaaattaaaaaaaagctaaatttttttttttttttattttaattaaaaactaacttttttatttttacttatattttttttattctatAACTTTAAGAgatttaagtattataaataatttaaaactttattattatacttagttttattaaaataataattatatttataattttaattatattatattattttcttaaattatattattatttttaattttaataaattaataattatattaaaaaataagtaaatataaatatattattaaataattaatatttaattttaattttcttagttatttttattttataattaaatttaagtaattaagttttattatatattaattcttaagtatataattatactttaagcttaatataaaaattaaattttaaatttaaataagcttttttaatttatattacttttattacttttacttatatatttattactttttattattttcttaaacttattattatattattattattatattattattatttttttattaatttattttttattaaagttttttttatatttttaaagaatttataaatattaaattatatttttataatttaataaaatatattaggaaaataatattaataataattattattatattttttattatattttttattatattttttattatattttttattatatttttattgtaatttttattatattttttattatattttttattatattttttaatatatttttcattataattttaattaagctttttcttatattttttcttatattttttaataagcttattaaattataattattatttttaaattttaaaaatatttaattaaaagaaatttaatatttaaaagcttataataacctaggtaaatattttaattaataacttttaatataacttaatttaatttaatttatttttttaaatataataagtaatattatattttttaaattttttaaatttttaaataaattaaaaattaattattttaatattaataataatataaaagaaactataaatattttaaaaacttacttataaaagtttattaaataataaaagttattaattttagcttttttatatataataattaataagttttttataaatttatatttatttatattaaagaatttaataatataatattttaattatataataaaaaatatattaataaaaaaaattaaaaataatagtaaatttttaataaaaaataatataaaaaaaaataagtaatatttaataataatataatatttacttatataacttatatatataagtatatttattatagctttagttaagaaattaataataaaaatatataaaataaatataaaaattatattttatttttattattttaataattttatttacttttaatatattatataattataattaaataactttttaatattaaatattcttttaataattactttttttttaaaataataatataatttatataaaaagcttttttaagtttattaatacttaagtaataaattaaaattatatatttataataagtaaattaataaaaaagaaagtaataaatatattattacttatatatataattaattttaataacttttaagtattttaagaaaaaatatataaaatattattatatataaaattaattattaatttttaataaatataaatttttttaaaaataatataatttaaaatatataatattattaaaacttataatttttaatatataattatttattaagtttatatttatttatttatttaattttttataaacttaaaataataaaataatatttaaagttttaaaagctagtaaatattaatattattttaaaaaatatttaaaattatttatattaaaataataataagtttttaatataataaaagatttataattaaattatataaaataaataaaatatatatataaagtaaaatttaatttatattttaatttataaattataataaaagattttattattaaatataatctaataataattattatataattattattttatttacttatttaaactttttaaaatatttttaagcttattttaatttattattattaaattatacttataaacttaataaatattatatatttttttaatataattaatattaatatttattaagatttatatttaatataattatataaatttaaaaaacttataatagctagtataataaaaaactataccTAGCccttagtttaataactaagtaagtaaaaatatttaaaaaaaaatattatatttaattttattaggtttaataatattaataatactagattattaaaattacttataagatttaaaataaggtttttatattaaaaataaagttttttactaataagttaatataatactaaaataataaaaaagttacttatataaaagctagtaaatataaatagcttTAATAGttccttagaaaataaaagaaattaactattaaatactattataatatataaaactttaatattaatactatattatttaatataataaggtaatcttatagtaataaaataatcttatagttaattataattatatataaataataaatagtaaaggaaaataataaagaaatagtaataattactaaattaaactagttataaaagtaaactattaactaggctaaaattaataaatttaaagaaggaaaatagtaatataataagtaaaagggtaagaaaagtaatactaaaaGGCCTTATATACTTTagagaattaaaaaaatattaaataaaactttaataagttagtaaaaaaaatagttataataagtaatataatttatatattataaagcacttagtatatattaaatatataataaaaggaaataataataataataaaaaaatactaaaaaaaagatttaataataagttataataataagtagcttatttttttatacctaggaggaaatattaatatttattaataatatttttatattacttttatattttttattaaaaaaagtaaaaaaaaaatattttaaatattaaattataaaagtattttataacttttatatttaaatatataataaatataataaatataataaatataataaatataataaatataataaatataataaatataataaatataataaatataataaatataataaatataataaatataataaatataataaatataataaatataataaatataataaatataataaatataataaatataataaatataataaatataataaatataataaatataataaatataataaatataataaaaaaataaaaaaatataattaattttatttaagtatataattcttatataattaaaatttaatttcttatttgaGCTtagtaaaaattaatatttttaaatagtttttttaatttaaaagttaaaagtttttttatataaaagtatacttaagttaaaatagcTTAGctaagtaatattaatatattataaatataattaaatttatttattaataattataaatattttaaacttatataattatattaaaattaaattttaataaattaattttataataatttaaaattttattatataaaaaataaaaataaaaattttatattataatttaatattattaattattattaaaactttttaaaataattaaaaaaaaattaaaaaaactttttttattaatttactaaaatttaataaaatttaataaataaatttttaaatttctttttatatttatttatttaattaaataattaattatttatataaaattaaaattttaaaaaatatatttattattaaatattattattattatttatttataagttatatttaattattttattaatataaattaattttcttttaaaaaaatattttttaaaaattattttatttttattttttaatatataatttattttaaatatatttttaattataaaaattatttaaatataattattattttaaataatatttataaaatatatataataaaaaaaatatttttatttaattttaataaatataattatattttacttttttaatatactatagttaaactaaaattaatttttattaatttttagtttatattatatataataatcttCAACCACAGCTGTATTCTAACACCTTTCAACTTCTATTATCAATGGCTTATACAAATAGCCTTACTCTTCCACATGGCTCACCATCCGCCTTACCAGCTATCTCCAGCAGTAAAGGAGCTGATCTTATGGTCTTAAAAGTAGCATCTGTACTTTCGACCTCTTATTCAGATAATGATTTTCGCGACGCAATTTTCCTGGCCGATGAGCGACTCTCAAGAGGCAGTGCTAAAACTAGGCGCCTTCTCCGACTAGAGCTCCTACGAGAAGCAATCGATTGCAATGGCGAAATTATCGAGGAAATGGGTAGTGTTGTAGAGGTTTGTTAGACCCCGACCATTCTACCTGCTCATTCAAATTGGTAACAAGTTGAACAGCGCTTAAAACTCATCCGGGGCCTTGTCGAAAAAGTGAATTCTCGCATCGAAGCTATCAAACGACAAATCGACTTGGCACATGCTCAGACCTCACCTGCTCTGCGAGATATGTCATCTCTCTTTGAACAACACAAGGAAATCGAGAGGAAGCAAGAAACTCTCAGCGCCGTCGAGAGCTACTTTGTACTGACAGAAGACGAAATCGATTTGCTGACGTCAACGTTGAAACCGGTTGACGATGCATTCTTCACCTGCCTCCAGAAAGCGAAAAAGATCACCCTTGGTTGCGACATACTCCTGGGATTTGAAAACCAAACTCTTGGCTTGGAGTTGATCGATCGAACATCCGGGCATGTAAATTTAGCTTTCCAAAAGCTCTACAAATGGGTTCAGCAAGAGTTTAGGACGCTGAATCTAGAAAATCCCCATGTGAATCCATCCATGCGGCAAGCGTTAAGAGTGCTTGCTGAACGACCTTCTCTATTTCAAAATTGCCTTGACTTTTTTGCGGCATCTAGAGAACGATTTTTATCTGAGGCTTTTCACTGTGCTCTCACAGGCATTACGCCCCAGGGCACAGAAGATACTTCTACCAGGCCAATTGATTTAACGGCACATGATCCGCTCCGCTATGTCGGTGATATGTTTGCTTGGGTTCATTCTGCAACAGTGGGTGAGCGAGAAGCGCTCGAAACTTTATTCACTCTAAAAAAGGATGATGCGCTGAATCCATCAATGCCGAGCTTCAACGAAAAGCCTTGGCACTTCCCTTCAGATGAGGTCTCTGTCGATACTGATTCTAAGGTTCTTGAAGCACTTAATCAATTAATGGATCGCAATTTCTCGCCGGTTGTTCGAATACTGCGCCAGCGAGTTGAGCAAGCAGTTCAGTCAAACGAAGATGTAATCCCTGCCTATAAAATTTCTACGCTTCTCAGTTTCTACCGAGCTACATTTGAGAAGCTTCTAGGCGCGGGTTCCGGTCTAGAAGAATGTACGGGAGCTTTAGAGAAAGTAGCCAAGCGACAATTTCGATCACTTGTGAGAGATAATATTTTATCTATTCAAGGTGAATTTCAACAAGTTCCTCCCAACCTAGAGCCCCCGCGATTCCTCCAAGATGCTTTCCAACAGCTCGGCATCATTCTCCAGACTTATGAATCTTCTTTGTCTGTGTCCGCAGACCCTGGAAGTGAGGTTCAAAGTATATTGTCACAAGCGTTTGAACCATATATGTCGGGCTGCGAAGAGATTGCGAAGCCGATGACGTACCCTGAGAGTGGGATATTCCTCGTCAATTGCAAACTCACGGCAGCTCTTTGCCTAGAAACCTACGAATGCACGACCTTCAGAGCAAATGAAATTCGAGACAGCATATCACAGGATGTTGTTAAGTTGGTTAATGACCAACATGCTGTATTTCGCCAGAAATCAGGTTTGGATATGCTTCTAAATAGCCTAGAAGATGCCGCACTTGCTTCAGTAGCACCGTCTTCTGTTATCCAAGCTAGCCAGGAGTTGGACGACTTCCTCCCGTCCGCATTGATGGATGCGATGGATAGGCTAAAGGGGCTCCAGGACTCAGGGATCGCTCGAGAGATTGTAgaacaagctgctgaaagATTCTGTGGCGACTTTGAGAGATTGGAGGAGGCTGTTGCAAGTCAATTCGACGATGAAACAGACAATGAAGCGGCTATG from Trichoderma atroviride chromosome 3, complete sequence encodes the following:
- a CDS encoding uncharacterized protein (BUSCO:EOG092D0HR5), giving the protein MSSLFEQHKEIERKQETLSAVESYFVLTEDEIDLLTSTLKPVDDAFFTCLQKAKKITLGCDILLGFENQTLGLELIDRTSGHVNLAFQKLYKWVQQEFRTLNLENPHVNPSMRQALRVLAERPSLFQNCLDFFAASRERFLSEAFHCALTGITPQGTEDTSTRPIDLTAHDPLRYVGDMFAWVHSATVGEREALETLFTLKKDDALNPSMPSFNEKPWHFPSDEVSVDTDSKVLEALNQLMDRNFSPVVRILRQRVEQAVQSNEDVIPAYKISTLLSFYRATFEKLLGAGSGLEECTGALEKVAKRQFRSLVRDNILSIQGEFQQVPPNLEPPRFLQDAFQQLGIILQTYESSLSVSADPGSEVQSILSQAFEPYMSGCEEIAKPMTYPESGIFLVNCKLTAALCLETYECTTFRANEIRDSISQDVVKLVNDQHAVFRQKSGLDMLLNSLEDAALASVAPSSVIQASQELDDFLPSALMDAMDRLKGLQDSGIAREIVEQAAERFCGDFERLEEAVASQFDDETDNEAAMRFSRTSAEIRVLLS